A section of the Malania oleifera isolate guangnan ecotype guangnan chromosome 2, ASM2987363v1, whole genome shotgun sequence genome encodes:
- the LOC131148658 gene encoding pentatricopeptide repeat-containing protein At2g13600-like, with protein MFKPLILHASFIKNGFQNHVYHCNILLQAYIKAQALSDARKLLYLMPHPNVVSFNTLLTGYFKSRLVSEALKLFASVPETDTQSWNIVISGCAQNLRVREALTHFVKLFRSRVRPDKFTYSIVILCCDLGLGRQVHAQIVKFCSGLDAFLGTNLLRMYAGYGVPEDARKVFDGMPHRDLVTWNALISCYSEHGMGDMCVGLFCRLVREGIMADEFTYSIVLKEFASRLQVFEAMQVHALIIRGGYCFDRFTNNALINLYCKCGFIASAVMLLEEMPDRDVVSWTTIISGLLQRGYIKDALWLFHEMQFANVQPNSFTFGSFFSACAVTNLLQMGKQFHGLVLKFGLETSVVVGSAVVDMYSKCGELNEALKEFQSMPERDIVSWNGIICGFAQNGDCEEALKLYAEMVRLGPSIIAPNDVTFVGILGACVHNGLVQEGCDYFKEMIHKHLIKPKTEHYTCMVDLLGRAGLVEEAEALVLSLSFKPDFVMWGALLGACKLHRNLEMARRTVKRLCADEPWNSSNYVLLSNSYTFIGEWSKAVEVREAMDSRGVQKTLGCSWVEIGSCMHSFLASHKLHPQIKEVDEVLQRHYIQMEDKV; from the coding sequence ATGTTCAAACCTCTAATTCTCCATGCTTCTTTCATCAAGAATGGCTTCCAGAACCATGTCTATCACTGCAACATTCTCCTTCAAGCTTACATCAAAGCCCAAGCTCTGTCCGATGCTCGCAAGTTGCTTTACCTCATGCCTCACCCCAACGTTGTCTCTTTCAACACCCTCTTAACTGGCTACTTCAAATCTCGTTTAGTCTCTGAAGCCCTGAAGCTCTTTGCCTCCGTACCCGAAACAGACACTCAATCATGGAATATTGTCATATCTGGTTGTGCTCAGAACCTAAGAGTGAGGGAAGCCTTGACCCATTTCGTTAAATTGTTCCGCAGCCGCGTGAGGCCCGATAAATTTACGTATTCAATTGTGATTCTTTGTTGTGATTTAGGGCTCGGGCGGCAAGTTCATGCGCAGATTGTTAAGTTTTGTTCGGGTTTAGATGCTTTTCTGGGCACCAATCTTCTCAGAATGTATGCGGGATATGGGGTTCCCGAGGATGCGAGGAAGGTGTTTGATGGAATGCCTCATAGAGATTTGGTGACATGGAATGCTTTAATTTCTTGTTATTCGGAACATGGAATGGGTGATATGTGCGTGGGTTTATTCTGTCGGCTTGTTAGAGAAGGAATTATGGCTGATGAATTTACTTATTCTATTGTTTTGAAGGAATTTGCATCTCGCTTGCAAGTTTTTGAAGCAATGCAGGTGCATGCATTGATAATTCGAGGTGGCTATTGCTTTGATCGCTTTACCAACAATGCACTGATAAACTTGTATTGCAAGTGCGGCTTCATAGCCTCAGCTGTCATGTTGCTCGAGGAGATGCCTGACCGGGATGTTGTTTCTTGGACAACAATAATTTCCGGGTTACTGCAAAGGGGGTACATCAAGGATGCATTGTGGTTGTTTCATGAAATGCAGTTTGCTAATGTTCAGCCAAATTCTTTCACTTTTGGTAGTTTCTTCAGTGCTTGTGCTGTTACGAATTTGCTTCAGATGGGAAAGCAGTTCCATGGCCTAGTTTTGAAGTTCGGCTTAGAAACTAGTGTGGTTGTGGGAAGTGCAGTTGTAGATATGTACTCAAAGTGTGGTGAGTTGAATGAGGCATTGAAAGAATTTCAAAGCATGCCCGAGAGAGATATTGTTTCATGGAATGGAATTATATGCGGCTTTGCTCAGAATGGTGATTGTGAGGAGGCCTTAAAGCTTTATGCTGAGATGGTGAGATTAGGACCATCCATCATTGCTCCAAATGATGTCACATTTGTTGGCATACTTGGTGCATGCGTTCACAATGGTTTGGTACAAGAGGGATGTGATTACTTCAAAGAAATGATTCATAAGCATCTCATAAAGCCCAAAACTGAGCACTATACATGTATGGTAGATTTGTTAGGACGAGCTGGGCTAGTAGAGGAGGCCGAGGCTCTTGTTTTATCTTTATCTTTCAAGCCCGATTTTGTTATGTGGGGTGCATTGCTAGGAGCCTGCAAATTGCACAGGAATCTAGAAATGGCAAGGCGCACAGTGAAAAGACTATGTGCTGATGAGCCCTGGAATTCTTCGAATTATGTGCTTCTGTCCAACTCCTATACATTTATTGGTGAGTGGAGCAAAGCAGTAGAAGTTAGGGAAGCAATGGATTCTAGAGGAGTTCAAAAGACTCTGGGATGTAGTTGGGTTGAGATTGGAAGTTGTATGCATTCATTTCTTGCTAGTCATAAATTGCATCCTCAAATTAAGGAAGTTGATGAAGTTTTACAAAGACATTATATCCAAATGGAAGACAAAGTATAG